In Desulfobacter hydrogenophilus, the genomic stretch AGCTATGTTTTCATGAGGCCATATAATGGATATGTAAAAGGTGGGACACACCCGAAATATCGCATGGGTTAAGTATTATTTTCTTATTAACTCCAATGCTCTTTTTCATAAATACTTTGTTCTTCACGGCTTAATGGCTGAGAAGAACAACCAGAGCGAATAAAAAAATTTTCTTTGTCTTTAAAGCTAACGAAAACAGGCCGACTACTTTGGGACACCGAAATACGACAAATATTTTGTCCGTCATATTCTGGGAAGTTTATTTTTATATGGGAACTGAATTCTTTACCGATATATTTTTTTATAACTTCAACCAGTTGCAGTTCAAATCCATCGATATCACGCTTTTTTAGAGTGCTTATATCATCATTAAGACCCAAAACATTTTGATTGTCATCGATACCAATAAAAAGATTTCCTCCGGTACTATTCAAAAAAGCTGAAATGGTTTTTGCAATCACATACTCCAATGCTTTATTCACTGCTTTTTGGCGCAGATCATAGCGCAGCGTGGATTTGAATTCCACGGATTCACTTTCCCCGCTAAGTATTAGTTCCTCAATCTCCTCATTTGCTGGCTCTGTGTGGGTTAGTTCAATGCGAGATTTTAGATGGGTGAAAATTTTCTCAGCTCGGGCAGTTAGGAACTGTTTATAATCATTGGACTCAATACCATGGCCTTTAATATCAATAAAATGAGAATTGAGAGCCGTATTGATTTCGCTGTTTTGAACTTCAAAATCTCCGATATATACTGAAGGTGCTTTAGCTCCAATTTTTCGTTTGTTGAGATGTTCACTTACCAACGTTATGTTCATCAGGCTGTTACTCTCAAGAGTAGTTTTTCCTTTGAGATATGCTTTTGGGAAAAAGTGGTGATAATTTCTGCTGTTAGCTACCTTAAGCCAAGAATTATCTAAAATCACTTTGCTATTATCTCGAAAATCTTTCGGTTCCTGATAAGCCAATAAACATATAACAGCCTTGCAATAACTATTGCCTGCACTGAAATTGGTGTCGATAAGAGACTGTGGTGAGTCGAGGAAAATTTTGATATCGCTATATTCAGGACGTACACCCGCAAGAATTTTATCTATACGCTTGATATCTTGAGCCAGTCGAGATTCTGCAGAGCTTGAATAACGGAAAGAGAGTGACATTCGCCAGAAGAACTCTTCCAGATATTTGCGCTGCCCCGCTTCTGGTCTATCCTGTTTGTAATAGAAAAAATAGGCAAATGGTACTAATAGAGAGTCATAAGGCAATA encodes the following:
- a CDS encoding GmrSD restriction endonuclease domain-containing protein → MNFEQPKPDSKKYSDLISEIQKGIIKIPKFQRDFVWSIDKTAKLLDSILKGYPIGTFILWQTDERINDIKNVGNLNIPPTPDGNKVQYVLDGQQRITSLFAAYLGAEIQKIGEKKTTDYNNIYVNLDVDIEENDEQVIAPEPIGDHFLSLSDVLNFMDRMTDIQNRFSKEHFKQIHAYSRAFDTYDFSTVLLRKEDIESAIEVFTRINTGGQTLTLFEIISAKTYDEKQQFDMQSKWGSLIKELKKIKYESISSAVVLSILSLVLSRTKECKRKTILSLNKQEIIDTWSKVISALKDSIDYFRTTYRIPVSHLLPYDSLLVPFAYFFYYKQDRPEAGQRKYLEEFFWRMSLSFRYSSSAESRLAQDIKRIDKILAGVRPEYSDIKIFLDSPQSLIDTNFSAGNSYCKAVICLLAYQEPKDFRDNSKVILDNSWLKVANSRNYHHFFPKAYLKGKTTLESNSLMNITLVSEHLNKRKIGAKAPSVYIGDFEVQNSEINTALNSHFIDIKGHGIESNDYKQFLTARAEKIFTHLKSRIELTHTEPANEEIEELILSGESESVEFKSTLRYDLRQKAVNKALEYVIAKTISAFLNSTGGNLFIGIDDNQNVLGLNDDISTLKKRDIDGFELQLVEVIKKYIGKEFSSHIKINFPEYDGQNICRISVSQSSRPVFVSFKDKENFFIRSGCSSQPLSREEQSIYEKEHWS